The Pseudarthrobacter defluvii DNA window CCCCGTGCCGAGGCCGGCAGCAAGGCGGCAAAGACCACGCTGTGGGCCATGGAACACGCCACCCTCATGCTGGCCACCAGCCAACTGGGCATCACCGTCTGCTCACTGGTCATCCTCAATGTGTCCGAACCCGCCATCCACCACCTGCTGGAAATCCCGCTGGGCCTGACGTCGCTGTCCTACGAGGCAATCAGCATCATCGCGTTCATGGTGGCGTTGTTGCTGGTGACCTTCCTGCACGTGGTGGTGGGCGAGATGGTGCCCAAGAACATCTCCTTCTCGATACCCACGCGGGCAGCGCTCCTGCTCGCCCCGCCGCTGGTCATGGTGGCCGGGTGTTCAAGCCCGTGATCTGGGCGTTGAACGGAATTGCCAACTGCATCCTCCGGCTCTTCAAGGTGGAACCCAAGGACGAAGCCACCAGCGCATACACGCTGGACGAGGTGGCCACCATCGTGGAGCAGTCCACCAGGGACGGCATGCTGACGGACACCACGGGCACCCTGACCAACGCGTTCGAATTCACCGCCAAAACGGTGGCCGACGTCCAGGTGCCCATGGCTGACATGGTGCTGCTGCCCGAAGACGCCACGCCTGCGGACATCCAGCAGGCAGTGACCGGGCACGGCTACTCCCGCTACATCCTGGTGAAGAGCACGGGGGAGCCCCACGGCTACCTGCACCTCAAGGACGTCATGGACCTCACCGCCGCGGAGAAGTTCCACCGGCCGGTCCCGGCCAAGCGGGTCCGGCGCCTGGCGTCTGCATTCGCCGGGGCGGACCTTGAGGACGCGCTGGCGTCGTTGCGGCGGACCGGCGCGCACGTGGCGCGGGTATTCGACGCCGACGGCAGGACCACCGGGATGCTCTTCCTGGAGGACATCATCGAGGAGCTGGTGGGCGAGGTGCAGGACGCCACCAGCGCCTAACCGCTTTTCTGCGCCGGCCCTCTAGTGCCCGACGGCGGCGGGCACTAGAGTGGGACGCGGTTCTTCCCTGCCGTCCCGGCTGAAGGACCCTCGCGAGGGAATGGAGGTGGTTTTGATGACTGCAGTTGCCGCACGCCTTGGGCGCCCCGCATCCCACCACATCAACCATCCTCCCCGCTGCACACACCTGGCCTGACGGCAGCTGCCTGCCACAGCGAGACTGCACCGGGGACCTTCGCAAGGACACCAACGTGCATACTTCCCCAGGCAACCCCCTGGACAACACCCCAAGCACCACCCAACCAACCGGCGGACTCTCCGCTTACGGCTACACACCCGCCGTCGCCCGCCACTTCGACCAGCACCCCTTCGCAGGCGCCACGGAACGCGGGCGGGTGGTCCGCGTGGACCGCACCCTGCTGCTGATTGCCTCCGGCGACGGGCTGCTCCACCTGCCCTATCCGCTGTCCGGCGAAGCGGCCGTCACCGGCGACTGGGTCTGGATCGGCCCCAACCGGGCCGGTGACCGCCAGATCCTGGCAGTGCTCCCCCGCCGCTCCGAGCTCAGCCGGAAACGTGCCTTCGAGGACTCCTCCGAGGAGCAGATCCTGGCCGCGAACATGGACACCGTGGGGGTGGTCGTTCCGGTCGACCGGCCGCTCACCCACAACAGGCTCGAACGCACCCTCGTGGCTGCGTGGGACTCAGGCGCCACCCCGCTGGTGATTATCACCAAGGCCGATTTGGCGCAGGTGGCGGACGACGTCGTCGGAAAAGTCATCCTGCAGGCGGCGGGCGTAGACGTTGTCACTACGTCCGCCGAAACCGGCGACGGAATCGACGAACTGATGTCCAGGATCCCGCCCGGTGGCACCATCGTCCTCCTGGGCCCGTCCGGTGCCGGCAAATCCACCCTGATCAATGCGCTGGTTGGCCGTGAGGTCCAGCCCACCGGGGAGGTGCGGTCCGGCGACTTCAAGGGCAAGCACACCACCACCTCCCGCGAACTGGTGCCGCTGTCCAACGGAACAGTGCTGATGGATACCCCCGGGGTGCGCGGCTTCGGGCTGTTCGACGCCGAGGAAGGCCTGGGCGGCATGTTCGGCGACATACAGGAACTGGCCGCCGGCTGCCGGTTCACCGACTGTGCCCACGGGAACGAGCCGGGCTGCGCGGTACGGGAGGCGATCGACGGCGGTGTCCTCACCGAGCGCCGCTGGAACTCCTACCTGAAAATGCAGCGGGAGCTGGCAGCGCTGGCACGGCGGTCGGACGTCGCAGCCCAGCGCGCCTACCACCGCGAGTGGCACCAGAAGGTGGTGTCAGCAGGAAAGTCCCAGCGATGGGCGGAACGGGAAGCCTCGGAACGGCAGGAGCGGTCCGGAGGCAAGCGCAAGCGGCGGTGACCGGATGCGTGCGCTCCTGCCCAGTTACTGATGCCCAGGCCGGACAACTTTGCCCCGCTCCCTTGTGTTCCAGGAGGTGGGTACGGTGCTGCGAATAGTAACTGGGCGGGAACGTACAGCTGTCGGGGGTGGGGAGTAGGGTTCCGTCATGGACATCATCCTGGTACCCGGTTTCTGGTTGGACGCCTCGTCCTGGGAGGAGGTGACGCCGGCCCTGGAAGCAGCCGGGCACCGGCCCCACCCCCTCACCCTTCCGGGCAAGGAGTCAGCGGACGCAAGCCGTGCGGGCATCAACCTGCAGGACCACATCGACGCAGTGGTGGAGGTCCTGGACGGACTGCCCGGCAAGGTTGTCCTGGTGGGGCATTCCGGCGGCGGAGCCATCATCCACGGGGCGGTGGACGCGAGACCGGACAAGGTGGAACGCGCCATCTACGTGGACAGCGGACCGCTGGGTGAAGGCGGGGTGATCAACGACGAACTGGCGGCTGTGGGGGACGACGTTCCCTTGCCTCGCTGGGAGGACTTTGACGACGCCGACCTGGTGGACCTCAACGGCCGGCTTCGCCAGGCCTTCCGGGCCCGAGCCGTTCCGGAACCACGGGGCGTGGCCTACGGCAAGCAGCACCTGCATGATGGGCGGCGCTATGACGTGCCCGTCACGGTGATCGCCTGCCAGTTCCCCTCGGCGATGCTAAGGGAGTGGGTATCTGCCGGCAACCCCTTCGTCGCAGAACTGGCCCAGGTCCATGACGTGGAGTACATTGACCTGCCCACGGGGCAC harbors:
- the rsgA gene encoding ribosome small subunit-dependent GTPase A, with product MHTSPGNPLDNTPSTTQPTGGLSAYGYTPAVARHFDQHPFAGATERGRVVRVDRTLLLIASGDGLLHLPYPLSGEAAVTGDWVWIGPNRAGDRQILAVLPRRSELSRKRAFEDSSEEQILAANMDTVGVVVPVDRPLTHNRLERTLVAAWDSGATPLVIITKADLAQVADDVVGKVILQAAGVDVVTTSAETGDGIDELMSRIPPGGTIVLLGPSGAGKSTLINALVGREVQPTGEVRSGDFKGKHTTTSRELVPLSNGTVLMDTPGVRGFGLFDAEEGLGGMFGDIQELAAGCRFTDCAHGNEPGCAVREAIDGGVLTERRWNSYLKMQRELAALARRSDVAAQRAYHREWHQKVVSAGKSQRWAEREASERQERSGGKRKRR
- a CDS encoding alpha/beta fold hydrolase, with protein sequence MDIILVPGFWLDASSWEEVTPALEAAGHRPHPLTLPGKESADASRAGINLQDHIDAVVEVLDGLPGKVVLVGHSGGGAIIHGAVDARPDKVERAIYVDSGPLGEGGVINDELAAVGDDVPLPRWEDFDDADLVDLNGRLRQAFRARAVPEPRGVAYGKQHLHDGRRYDVPVTVIACQFPSAMLREWVSAGNPFVAELAQVHDVEYIDLPTGHWPQFTKPDQLARAILGAVDRTDMDQN